One part of the Muntiacus reevesi chromosome 18, mMunRee1.1, whole genome shotgun sequence genome encodes these proteins:
- the EME1 gene encoding crossover junction endonuclease EME1, with the protein MAVKKSSLSLDSSESDSEKLPTFAFLKKKLSSVKRRQPQEDEKIVVVDISDSEASCPSPKLKEPPPIPEAAETVIQTEPVRVLSSESENEEEFMPLAERLICKFLTHKQLSPEKSSSPFERVLDQNNEGASHDWQKQLFTKICDIPLCGTSERHASNNKDSVVDNPCHQLPAYQTTCPVQSNSLTITKTNAEVPLPQKRRTYSQKVQKRSTQGCQQWGRASQKESTQRQQERKKKLALANRLKAQRPEECLKHIVVLLDPVVLQMEGGGQLLGALQSMGCCCVIEAQAVPCSLTWRRRAGPSEDGEEGLVEEPMVLVLLLTEVFMSMIYHFKQGRLGSTEEGKETLRSFVTDITARTAGKDLSLVIVDPEKCFSAPNPLRRKQRVANRGQAKEKKQQQKQPEANTVAMVTRVDMEEALVDLQLHTEAQARIVQSWKELADLACAFTKAVAEAPFKKLRDQTSFSFCLENDWAGGAKVDRSGKGLALVWRRQIQQLNRVSLEMASAIVDAYPSPQLLIQAYKQCFSEEERQNLLADLQVRRGEGVTATSRRVGPELSRRVYLQMTALQPDLCLDSVD; encoded by the exons ATGGCTGTAAAGAAGTCATCACTCTCACTGGATTCCAGTGAGAGTGACTCTGAGAAGCTGCCAACATTTGCCTTTCTGAAGAAGAAACTGTCTTCAGTAAAGAGGAGGCAGCCTCAGGAGGATGAGAAGATTGTAGTGGTTGACATCTCAGATTctgaggcctcctgtccatcaccaaaattGAAAGAACCACCACCCATTCCAGAAGCAGCTGAAACTGTCATACAAACAGAGCCGGTCAGGGTGCTAAGCAGTGAAAGTGAGAATGAGGAGGAATTTATGCCCCTGGCTGAGAGGCTTATTTGTAAGTTTTTGACTCACAAACAGCTGAGCCCTGAAAAATCCAGCTCCCCATTTGAAAGGGTTTTGGATCAAAATAATGAAGGAGCATCACATGACTGGCAAAAACAGCTGTTTACAAAGATCTGTGATATTCCCCTCTGTGGTACCTCAGAGAGGCATGCATCAAATAACAAGGACTCTGTAGTTGACAATCCATGCCATCAGCTGCCAGCCTACCAAACTACCTGCCCTGTCCAGAGCAACAGCTTAACAATAACCAAAACAAATGCTGAGGTGCCCCTGCCTCAGAAGAGACGCACATATAGTCAGAAGGTCCAGAAGAGAAGCACACAGGGATGCCAGCAGTGGGGACGAGCAAGCCAGAAGGAAAGCACCCAGAggcaacaggaaaggaagaagaagctAGCCCTGGCTAACAGGCTGAAAGCTCAGAGGCCAGAGGAATGCTTAAAGCACATCGTTGTGCTGCTGGATCCAG TGGTCTTGCAGATGGAAGGTGGGGGTCAGCTCCTTGGagccctgcagtccatgggttgctgCTGTGTGATTGAGGCGCAGGCTGTGCCTTGCAGCCTTACGTGGAGGAGAAGGGCTGGGCCCTCTGAG GATGGCGAGGAGGGCTTGGTGGAAGAGCCCATGGTTCTGGTGCTGCTCCTGACAGAGGTGTTTATGTCTATGATCTACCACTTCAAGCAG GGACGTCTGGGCAGcactgaggaagggaaggaaacacTTCGGAGCTTTGTGACTGACATCACAGCAAGGACAGCTGGGAAAGATCTGTCACTGGTGATTGTGGATCCAGAGAAGTGTTTCAG TGCTCCGAATCCTCTAAGAAGGAAACAAAGAGTGGCAAATAGAGGACAGGCCAAGgagaagaagcagcagcagaaacaaCCAGAGGCCAACACAGTGGCCATGGTGACCAGGGTAGATATGGAAGAG GCACTAGTAGATCTGCAGCTGCACACAGAAGCCCAGGCTCGAATTGTGCAGAGCTGGAAAGAGCTGGCTGACTTGGCATGTGCGTTCACGAAGGCCGTGGCTGAAGCACCCTTCAA GAAGCTTCGAGATCAAACTAGtttctccttctgcctggagAATGACTGGGCTGGAGGGGCCAAGGTGGACCGCTCTGGCAAGGGGCTTGCACTGGTCTGGAGGAGACAGATTCAGCAGCTGAACCGGGTCAGCCTGGAGATGGCCAGTGCCATTGTGGATGCCTATCCCTCCCCACAGCTCCTGATCCAG GCTTATAAGCAGTGTTTTTCTGAAGAAGAACGCCAGAACTTGCTCGCAGACTTACAGGTGCGCCGTGGGGAAGGCGTGACAGCCACCTCACGCCGTGTTGGACCAGAGCTGTCCAGGCGTGTCTACCTTCAGATGACAGCTTTGCAGCCAGATCTCTGCTTAGACAGTGTAGACTGA
- the LRRC59 gene encoding leucine-rich repeat-containing protein 59 has protein sequence MTKAGSKGGNLRDKLDGNELDLSLSDLNEVPVKELAALPKATILDLSCNKLTTLPSDFCGLTHLVKLDLSKNKLRQLPVDFGRLVNLQHLDLLNNRLVTLPVSFAQLKSLKWLDLKDNPLDPVLAKVAGDCLDEKQCKQCANKVLQHMKAVQADQERERQRRLEIDREAEKKWEAKQRAKEAQERELRKREKAEEKERRRKEYDALKAAKREQEKKPKKETNQAPKSKSGSRPRKPPPRKHTRSWAVLKLLLLLLLCVAGGLVACRVTELQQQPLCTSVNTIYDNAVRGLRSHDILQWVLQADSQQ, from the exons ATGACCAAGGCCGGTAGCAAGGGCGGGAACCTCCGCGACAAGCTGGACGGCAACGAGCTGGACCTGAGCCTCAGCGACCTGAATGAGGTCCCGGTCAAGGAGCTG GCTGCCCTCCCAAAGGCCACCATACTGGATCTGTCCTGCAATAAACTGACGACTCTACCG TCGGATTTCTGTggcctcacacacctggtgaagCTGGACCTGAGCAAGAACAAACTGCGGCAGCTTCCAGTGGACTTTGGCCGCCTGGTCAACCTCCAGCACCTGGACCTCCTCAACAACAGGCTGGTCACCCTGCCTGTCAGCTTTGCTCAGCTCAAG AGCCTGAAGTGGCTGGACCTGAAGGACAACCCCCTGGACCCTGTCCTGGCCAAGGTGGCAGGGGACTGCTTGGATGAAAAGCAGTGTAAGCAGTGTGCCAACAAG GTGTTACAGCACATGAAGGCCGTGCAGGCGGATCAGGAGCGAGAGAGGCAGCGGCGACTGGAAATAGACCGAG AGGCTGAGAAGAAGTGGGAGGCCAAGCAGCGAGCTAAGGAGGCTCAAGAGCGGGAACTGCGGAAGCgggagaaggcagaagagaaggagCGCCGGAGAAAGGAGTATGACGCCCTCAAAGCAGCCAAGCGGGAGCAGGAGAAGAAACCTAAGAAGGAAACAAATCAGGCCCCAA AATCTAAGTCCGGCTCTCGCCCCCGTAAGCCACCACCCCGGAAACACACTCGATCCTGGGCTGTGCTgaagctgctgctcctgctgctgctgtgtgtGGCTGGTGGGCTGGTTGCTTGTCGGGTGACCGagctgcagcagcagcccctCTGCACCAGTGTGAACACCATCTACGACAATGCCGTCCGGGGCCTGCGCAGCCATGACATCCTCCAGTGGGTCCTGCAGGCCGATTCTCAACAGTGA